A region of the Stegostoma tigrinum isolate sSteTig4 chromosome 5, sSteTig4.hap1, whole genome shotgun sequence genome:
TTACTGACACATTTCTTTCTTATGGAAGTAAAGCTGAAACAGATTGAGTGATTGGTGCACAGAATTAAGTCTAAATGATATGGGAAGAACAATGTCTGGAAATCAAATGTATCTATATCTGAACATTAATGCTTCATCTGAAAACACAAGTTCCAAATTTTTTTTCCATGTATGTGATGAAGTGTGAATGAAAAGACCCACCACCACATTGTAgacatgggtaataaatgccaatCAGGccagagagggggaggaggtgagCTTTCCCAAAATGTTAGTGATATTCATTGGGAAATATGACTCGATTCTTAAACTGAATATGGATCCATAGAGATGGGGGCATACATTCGGCAAGAGAGGAAACCAAATTGGTTAAAACAATGTGTGATCAGAATCTTGTTGATTATACTTGGTTCGTGTTTACAACATGAAAACACTTCCCACCAGGTAAAGAGTTTGTTTACAGATGTTCACCCATTAATGTAGCAGAATAGGGTGAAGATTACTACATCACTAACAGTTGACCAAATTTTGTATAtcttgataaaaactgaaagaatagcGGAAATTAGagggaaaaacagaaattgctggaaaatttcagcaaacctggcagcatctgtgcagagaaataagagttaaagTCTCAGGtacagtgaccattcctcagaactaatggtagctagattagattagattagattccctacagtgtgtaaacaggcccttcagccccacaagtccacaccgcccccttggagcatcccatccccctataaccttcacaccctgaacactacgggcaatttagcatggccaatccacttagcctgcacatctttggactgtgggaggaaactggagcacctggaggaaacccacgcagacacgcggagaatgtgcaaactccacacagacagttacccgaggtccctggcgctgtgaggctgcaggagcatgttttatatgcagaagatagagtgggggtggggtttaaGGAATAAACAATAGTTGGAGATAGAGCACAAGGAgacagaacagttggacagacaaagggttGGATAATGATTAGTCTAGGAGAAGAAATAGCTACtcatggggactattagtggctaacaatgggatgtttgtaatagcagaccatgtgataacaaggcctggagtgtgcgaattggggtaaggacatgacAAAATGTGccttaagccctaaaattgttgaactcaatattgagtccagaaggttgtagaactcccaagtggaaaatgaggtgctgttcttccagctgaGATAAACTGGAGCACTGCAGAaagcctgagatagagatgttggccacgGAACATGATGGTATGTTGAAGTCATTAGTatctattcattctcctaggctactcattatccactcctttgtctgtccaactgttcttccctctctccttgggctccatctccacctatcatttactcattATCCCCTCCCCCTATCCTATCTTCGGCATAAAAAGACAACTTTtacctagctactatcagttctgaggaagggtcaccagaccctaaacattaactctgatttctctccacagatgctgaactttacctgcaatttctgtttttgtttgccagTTATCTTGAATCAGTTGAAAAGATAAAGGGGAAAGTTATAATTAATCAAAGGTTGAAACATACATCTTGCAGATCCCTTAGCAGTCTCTGTGGCCTGTTTGAGGCCCACACTTTGCAATTTCAGTGACAAACAAGCTCTTCTTGCAAAGGATTCTCTGTATGAGTAAAGACCAATTCAAAACAGGCTTTATGCTGAGCACTGGAGATAAGCTACTTGCTGTTCATGAAGATGGTACTGAGGCAATGTCTGCCTACTGCACATAATCAGTTTATTGTTTCAGGTTTCTAGATGAAGTCTAGGTCACAATTCTTTATTATAATACCATTTTCATTAATGGTCAACTTCTTGGTTTTAAGCAATTGCATCTGTATTAGGGAGAGGAAGAATGTCAGAAATCATGTCTAGAAATTAAGTTCAATTTTCAAATCATCTTAGCTAAATGGTAATTGTTCATTTGCTTTACAAACATTTAATTCATGGCTAACAGCACTTTTACTAATTATAAGAAAGTTAAACATGTGGTAAGCTTATGTGATGCCTATTGCTGAAGCTGGGCTGTACCCTGCACCTCTGGAAAATTAGATTCCAGGACTGTAAACTCATTAACATTCTCTCTGATCTAGATATGATATTTGTGACTTTTAGGATGAAAGATTTCAGTGTTAGGACATGAAATATCTTGCAGTAATCAAAATTAAGTGATATCTAACTAGATAATGCCAAACCATAGAAAATCGTACCCCCACTATTTGTTCCCCTCCTTAGCAGAGTTCTGAGTCAATGGATCGCCAGTCAATGTGTGCAGTTGTCTTGACAATTGGATTTAGATTGTCAAACTTCATTTTATAGAAAATCTTTACAATCAGCAAATATTTAACCAACTAGCACGTGCATATTCTCCCACttccttttaaacaaaaatgcaaaatagGCATGTCTAAAACATATTTGAAAATAGCATATTTAATGTGATGTAAAACAACAGTTAGATGGAAGGGTTCAGATGACATGAAATAAGATCAGTTACATTAATCTCAAGTCAATAGTCAGCGAAGTTATTCACATACATTCATTTCCTGCTACATCTTGGTTGGATGAGTTTATGTACATGTTTATCAGATGCCCAAAGTAAACTGGATGTTAATATTAGGGTACAATTGAGTAATGTTGAAGTTGTTTCTAAGGAATTACTAACTCTCACCCAATGTATAGAATGTTATCCAGTCAATATTTGCAGTTAGATATCAAGAAAATGAAGTTATAAGAAAATAGGTCTGGTTGGATTAGGTAATCAAAAACTAATGAATGGTAGCAACCATGCTCTGTTCTTACAGGCAGGGCCTAGTTGTTCAAATGACTCCAAAGGAAAAAAATAACGTTATTAATATGCAGTATAAAAGTAAAAcgttgtggatgctggaaacgtgaaataaaaacataaaagtgCTAGAAGTGCTCAGCACATTTGGCAGaatctggagagagagagaaataaagtttaTGTTTAAAGTTGaatatgactctttttcagaagtgAAGTAAGCTTAAAATGTGTTGGCTGTTATAACATTGAAAATGGGAATGAAGAGGTCTGGGACAGAGTAGAGGATGGGAGAAATAAAGTGAAAAGATGTCatggaacaaaacaaaattaatgtaatGGTTGTCAATATGAATTCCACTTCCAATTAGGCACTTCACAGACCTCTGAAatcaaaactgaattcaaaaatTTCAGACTTTGTActctgctttccatttccatttaCTTTTACCATGTGCTGGCCTGTAACTTGTGTTTCATGTTCTTGGTTTTGGACAGAATTGTTAATTATGCTGCCTTTTATGCTCACTctgtgaagaagttttttttgcTACAACTATTTCCATTCCTTTTGCTCTTTGTTTCATGACAGCTTTGTCATTTTGTCTCACTTGCATTCTACCCTATTCCAGAGCTTTCCTTTCATTCCTTCTTCTTTTCTcctttcaacaacaaaaaaaacatgaTATTTCTACCTTCCCTCAGGACAAGAATCATTTTTGACTTTAAGAATTAACATTGTtcctctgcccacagatgctgccagaactgctatCCCATTTTAATTAATACATAGGAACTTATTAGGTTATTGGTGTCACCCTCACTTGTCCGTCATACTGCTATTCAGTATGAATTCTCTATTCTTTAATCCACAAATGTTATTTTATTTCAGAGTTGTACATTTGAGTGTGAAGGTAAACTACCATCAGGAAAGGCCTGGGGGATGTGTAAGGAGCTAGAGGAAGTCAACAAACCCTATGATGACAGTCAAAGTTCTCCTGAAAGtgacaaagaaaaggaaaaacaacATCTCCTTTTGAGTAAAAAATACGGTGGCTTCATGAAGCGTTATGGAGGTTTCATGAAAAAAGCAGACAGCAATGATACGTACTTTTCCGAAGTTGACGATGAAAATAAAGGAAGGGAGATATTGAGTAAGAGATATGGAGGGTTTATGAAGAAAGACATTGAGAGCCCTTCGTCGGTAGAATCTGCTGCCATTCTGCGAGAGCTGCTCAACTTAAGTGAGCTTAATGAGCAGAAGCATTATCTAAACAACAACAACTCTGACAACCATGGAAAAATCACAAAGCGATATGGAGGAttcatgaatggattcaagagaATCTCTGAAGGCTTAACAGAATTGCAAAAAAGATATGGGGGCTTCATGAGAAGGTTTGGTAAACCAGATTACCAAAAAAGGTATGGTGGATTTATGAAACGTCAAAACAATGCTGTCATTTCTTCTGatgaagatggtgaaatttattCCAAAGGAGTCCCCGAATTTGAAAAGAGATATGGTGGATTTATGAGAATTTAGTCATCCGATCAGAAAGACTGCCTCTGTTCTCGTATTTAAGTGTACTATGTTGCTTAGAATGTACAGGTGTTTTTTACTGTTTAGTTTAACAAGAACAGGCTACCTGCAACGTAGATCTTACTTGCAGATATATCTTGCCTTTGGTTGAGATGAGATTATCAAGATGAATTGTATGCCTTCTTTGTGCAATTTCTTCTCGAACTATTAACTGTTGTCTAATTTTCATTAAATGTTATCTCAAAATGATCTCATCTGCCTAGTTGTACATATTCAAATAAAGTTAACTGCAAAATAATGTTTAAAATCTTGTCTTTCATTTAAATTTTTGCTCTTTCATTCAAAACTAACAAGTATATTTTTAGGAGTGAGATCAGATTTATGTTAAAAAATTTTGTTTACACAATTTGGCATCTTCCATGTAAAAGCATTTGCACAGTAACAAGTCAATTGATGAATGGGTGCCAGtgtagcatttttaaaaattcatttgtgggatgcgggcatctctggctggccagcatttcttgccaatccttagttgcctttgagaaggtggtgttgagctgccttcttgaactgcttcagaacccctgctgtgggttgacccacaatgctattagggagggaattgcaggattttgacccagcaacagtgaaggaatggcgatatatttccaagtcaggatggtgagtaacttggaggggaacttggatgtggtgatgttcccatatatgtgctgcccttgtccttgatggaagtggtcatgggtttggaaggtgctgtctgaggatctttggtgaatttctgcagtgcatctgttgctactgagtgtcagtggtggagggagtgaatgcttgtagatgcagtgccaatcaagtgggctgctttgtcatggatggtgtcaagcttcttgagtgttgttgaggctgcactcatccaggcaagtggggagtattccatcacacttccgacttgtgctttgtacatggtgggcaggctttgaggagtcaggaggtgagttacgcgccgcagtattcccagcttctggcctggcCTTATAGACACTCTGttaatatggtgagtccagttgagtttctggtcaatggtaacccccaggaagttgatagtggggaattctgTGATGGtatcaccattgaatgtcaaggggcggtggatagattgtctcttggtgatggtcatagcctggcatttgtgtgacacaaatatcacttgccacttgtcagcccatgcttggatattgtccagatcttgttgcatgtgaacatggaccgcttcagtatctgaggagtcatgaatggtgctgaactttgtgcaatcctcggcgaacatccccagttctggccttatgatggaaggaaggtcattgatgaagcagctgaagatggttgggccactaccctgaggagttcctgcggagatgtcctggagctgggatgattaatctcccacaaccatgaccatcttcctatgtgtcaggtatgactccaatcactgGAGTGTTTGtcccctgatgcccattgattccagtctttccagggctccttgatgtcacactcgtttgaatgcagccttgatatcaagggctgtcactctcacttaaCCTCAGcaattcagatcttttgtccatgtttgaaccaaagtgtaatgagatcaggagctgagtggtcctggcagaacccaaattgggcGTCGCTGAGCAAGTgatgcttgataacactgttgatgacaccttccatcactttactgatgatcgagaggagactgatggacCAGTAATtgtctgggttggatttgtccagctttttgtgtacaggacatacttgggcaatgtTCCATGTTATCGGGTAGatactagtgttgtaactgtactgaaataacttggctaggggagcagtatgttctggagtacaagtcttcagtattattgcccaaatgttatcagggccagtagcctttgcagtatccagtatctccaaccatttcttgatatcacatgaagcgaatcaaattggctgaagactggtatctgtaatgctgggaaccactggagagGTCGAGATGGCTCGTCCACTTGGCGCTTCAagctgaaaattgctgcaaatgcttcagccttatcatttgcactgatgtgctgcagTGGTCACTCTTGCTGATatgatcatggacagatgcaactgcagctggcagattagtaaggatgaggccaagtcTGTTTTTCCCTTTAGTGCGTTCCctccccacctgctgcagacccagtctagcagctatgtcctatagcacctgaccagctcgatcagtagtactgctgtcAAGCCACaattggtggtggacattgaaatccaccacccagagtacatttggAGCCCTTGCCATCCTCcttgcttcctctaagtgttgttcaacattgaggagtacagattcatcagctgagagaggatagtatgtggtaatcagcaggaggtttccttgtccatgtctAATTTGAAGCTATGAGACGTCATGGGATCCGGAGTCAATGCTGAAGACTCCTAGAGCGACACCCTCCTGATGGTATACCACTGtgctcacccccaccccctgcctctgctgggtctgtcctgccagtgagacaggaaaTATCCAGGGATGATGACGGTGGTATCttttatccattcacaggatgatggcatCGCTGGCtgcacagcatttattgccgatccctaattgcccaggggcagttaagagtcaatcacattggagtcacatgtaggatggcagtttccttccctaacgaatgttagtgaaccagatgggtttttccttcaatcaacaatggattcacacaatggattagactcttaattccacatagtTATTGAACTAACTTTCAccgtctgccgtggcaggattcaaactcaggtccccacaATGTTGTcttgtctctggattactagtccaacgataatactactaggccatcacctcccctgtctGGACATtgtttgtcaggtatgattctgtgagtatgactatgtcaggctgttgcttgactagtctgtgagacagctctcccaattttggcactaactaCCAGATGTTAGTGAAGAGGTCTTTACATGGTCGACAGGGCTGATTCTGCCAGTATCTTTTCTGGtacctaggttgatgccaggtgatccatccagttccatttctttgagtctttgtagcaattggtgCAACTGAGaagcttgctaggctatttcagagggcagttgagagccaaccacattgttgtggatctggagtcacatgaaggccagagcaggtgagggtggcatatttcctcccctgaagggcattagtgaaccagatggatttttctgacaatcggcaatgatttcatagtgatcagtagattcttaatgacaaactttttttttgaattccaattccaccatctgctgtggtgggatttgaacccaggtccccagaacatcagctgggtaatgcattaatagtctagcgatcgAACCACTAGGCCATTATAGTGGCTTATTAAGATACAAATGTCATTAAACCTACTGTCTCAATGTAAGTAACTatatatttagagtcatagagtcatacagctcaaaAACAGATTCTTTGATCCAACATGTCTGcatcaaccagacatcccaaactggcgtagtcccatttgccagtacctagcccatatccttctaaacacttcctattaattcacccatccagatgccttttaaatgtcataattgtacccgccttcaccacttcctctggcagcttgttccatatttGTGCCACCCTTGGCGTGAAAAAGAGATACCATTTGTGTCCTTTTGAAGTCTTttcccttgcaccttaaacctattccctcattttggacacccccacACTAGGAataaaaagaccttgactattcaccttatccatgccctgcatgattttataaacttctacaaggtcacccatcagcctctgatgctACAGGGAAGAAGCGCCAGACCTATACAACCTCTCcatgtaactcaaacccttcagtcctggcaagatccttgtaaactttatctgcatcctctcaaatttaacaacaaccttcctgtagaagggtgaccagaattctaaaagtgacctcatcaatgacctgtacagccacagggtatcctaactcctatactcaatgttctgatcaaAGAAGGCAGGcgtccttcaccaccctgtccacctgtgactttcaaggaattatgcacctgcactcctagATCTCTTCATTTGGCAACAtgccccagggccctaccattgttGAGCTTCTGACGATATCAAATTGTTCAGTTTCAATGCAAAATATCCAACACTTCTTGCAAACCTGTGAATCTGAAGCAATGATCGGAACTGACGTGAAGAGAACTGATATAATCTGAAAAGAATGCATTCATATCAAATGGGTTTGAGAATAGATAGAGTGCAATTCCAAATGCAGGATGGCATTTCAGCATTTTCAAAACCCAACCAATTTTAACCTAAAGGTATAGTTTTTCTCTCTCAAACTCTAAACAATGAAATGTCACATGCATGTATTGAGTGTTCGTTTGACCAAAACATTTAAATTTCCTGACATGAGGAGGCAAGTCTACATGAGTTTTCACTGGCTATGACCAAACAGCAGCTCATAAAAGCAGATTAGGCTCAGCAAGCAAATATTCCTTAAAAGAAACTTAAATATAGTCATTTGAGGCTTTGCAGTGTTTAAAAATATCACAACAGAAGTTGTCAATTTAAGGTACATCCACAAGAAAAATGAGTGTAAAAATGAGGTGGTTAAtactttgtcattttttttgtttccagttcaTAATCCTTCTCACAAATAACGTTAAGTTTTGTAGCCATTAAACAATTAACATCAAATATTTCTTACAATCCCCTAGGTAAACAAGAGAGAATTTCAACTGATAATTATAGTCAATTATTTTATTGCTGTTTAGAGGAGATTGAGCACCATTGCCTTTTTTCCATATTTCTTATGGTATATTTCACAAGGAGATTATTGGCTGCAAATTGGAACATCACAAGATTATGCAAGGTTATCTAAGAGTGGaacctatttttttttaattgcagttGACCAAATTCTTGCCTGAAAAAGAAGCAATCTGGAAGAAAATATCTGGTGAGAAATGTTACACAACCACAGCTTACTTCAAATGACTTTCAGATATGCCTTCCAATGTGTACCCAGAATGCATAATTAAAGTAGGCACAAGGCTGTTTAACTAGGCCAAATGCAGGACTCAATGACATTAACCGTGGAGAAAACAAGGAGGATTGCAGGTGTACAAAACTCCTATTACTTATGGGTGACTGGAGGTCTCATGGATGATGTTTAATTGGATCACTGGCGGAAGCTCtaaaaagttaatgatgataatAATGACTTTTAATGATGTTTCTATCCACTACAGTCCCATTCTCCATCTCCATGCCATCTTAATCTGTTGCCTTTATCCCAACAGCTCTTCAATTCTAGCTTGTTCCAGGCAAATATCAGACAACCCCAAAATTCACATTCACAGGTATCAGATGGGGCGATAACCAGAAAGTTTAAATGTGATCACAACATGGAGTGGTTTAGCTTCTGAGCTCTGATCTGGGCAGGCACCAAATCCTATGGTTGATATCATTCCCATTCCTGTTGAACACACtacagcaacatggaactacaccaggaggaagaagaataccgcttccaggttttcaaggaaaatggatatccaaagaattggGTCAGAAAATGCCTACATGAAGAACATCTGAAAGAGACTACAtgctcatcacactaccctatatcagaaacatgtcagaactcaccacaagactcctataaCTGCTGGGCATCAAAGTGGCACAGAATCCCatgtcaaccctatgacaactgcttaCCTGAACTAaggacccactccccgccatggacaggaccaatgtcatctacaagattccctgcagagagtGTGataaacactacatcggacaaataggaaggaaactaacaacaagaatatgctggaaaagttcagtagtagagaaatcagagttaccgtttca
Encoded here:
- the penkb gene encoding proenkephalin b, translated to MALLWKCHCLVLVLCASMMVVGADCDQDCAYCAYHLAGHLTEFNPLSCTFECEGKLPSGKAWGMCKELEEVNKPYDDSQSSPESDKEKEKQHLLLSKKYGGFMKRYGGFMKKADSNDTYFSEVDDENKGREILSKRYGGFMKKDIESPSSVESAAILRELLNLSELNEQKHYLNNNNSDNHGKITKRYGGFMNGFKRISEGLTELQKRYGGFMRRFGKPDYQKRYGGFMKRQNNAVISSDEDGEIYSKGVPEFEKRYGGFMRI